GTAGAGCTCGGGCCAGGTGTGGTACTCGCGGTCCGTCACCGAGTAGCTGTTGGGCCCGGTCGGGTTGCCCGGGGTGAAGCCGACGGCCAACCGCGCGGGGATGCCGAGTGACCGGGCCATCGCCGCCATCGTGGAGGCGAAGTGGACGCAGAAGCCCTGCTTGTTCTGCAGGAAGGTGACGATGGCGTCGTTGCCCGTCCCCTCCGCCACCTCGGCGTCGTAGTGGAAGCCGCCGGTGGACGAGAACCAGGTCTGCAGGGCCACCGCCTTGTCGTACGCCGTCCGCTTGCCCCTGGTGACGTCCGCGGCGGTGGCCGCGACGACCGTCGGAAGGTTGCCGGGCAGGCTCAGGTAGCGGCTGCCGATCGCATCCGGGGCGGGGGCGGCCGCTCGCAGCTGATCCGCGGTGGGCCGCACGTCCAGGCTGCTGACCTGGTACGACAGCCCCTGGGTGGTCTGCTTGCCGTTCCCGACCAGGGTGCGGGTGGAGCGTTCCAGGCTCCACTTGCCGGGGGGCGTCGCCCTGGTCGCCGGGTAGGGCATCGGCAGCCAGACCGAGTCCGTCCCGCTGCCGACGGTGAACGCGGTGGTGACCGCCGAGGTGTCGATCGCGCCGGTGAGCCCGTCGGGCGCGGGCAGCGTGCCGGGGTTGTCGACGACGTCCTTGGCGCCGAGCTTCCACGCGGTGCCGTCGAACTCGTCGAGGGCGGCCGTCCGCAGGTAGGTGCTGCCGGCCGAGTCGCCCGACATGGTGTACGTCAGCAGTTCCCTGCCGGTGGGGCGGCTCAGCGAGGCGGAGAGGGTGACCAGCGGGTCCAGCGTGGTGACCCCGCCGCTGCCGCCCAGGCCGGGCCCGCTGCCCGCCCGGCCGTCGATCAGGCCGTGGTCCAGGCTGCCGAGCGCCATCGGCAGAGCCAGCGCGGCGGCCAGTGCCAGCAGGCCGATCCGGTGGCCGCCGAGCGAGAGAGCGCCGCCGCCGCCGCCCTGGCCGCCGTGGAAGACCCGGCCCCAGCGGGAGAGCCGGTCCTGCCCCTCGGCGAACAGCAGCAGCAGGTATCCGAGGGCCGCGAGCAGGAACCAGAGCCAGGCCCTGCCGCCGTCGGCGCCGATGCCGGTGCCGACGGAGTAGAGGGCGAGCAGCGGGAGCCCGGCCAGCGCGGCCCGGCGGAAGGTGACCGCGACGGCGTCCACCAGGACGGCGATCAGGGTCACCGAGCCGACCAGGATCAGCCGCAGGCCGGCCGAGGAGGGCGCGGGGATGGCGTAGACCTGGATGTCCTCGACGCCGCTGTTCAGCAGGGTGCCGAGGGCGTCCAGCGCCTTCGGGCCGGGCAGCAGGCCGAGGGTCATCGCCGACCCGGCGAAGGTGAGCATCAGCGTGTACAGCAGCACCAGCAGCTGGCCGGCGGGGACCAGCCAGCGCGGCAGGGGCAGCCGGCGCAGGCCCGCGCCGGTCGCCGCGATCAGCGCGATCAGCGCGAACGCGTGGAGCAGCCAGGCGTTGGAGACCAGCAGCGGGGTCAGGCACAGGGTCGCGAGCGCGCAGGCCAGCGCCGAGTAGACGGTCAGTTTGGCCCGGGTGGTCACGCGTCGGCCTCTTCTCGGTGGGCGGCGGCGGAGTCGGCGCGGTCGGCGGCCCGCCACAGGTCGGGCACGGAGTCGCCGGCCCGCGCGGGCAGCACGGTCCAGCCGGCCTCGCGCAACTGGCGGACCCGGGCGCGCAGCTCGGCGCCGCCGGTCTCCGGGGCGAGCAGCCGCAGGCCGGCCCAGGTGTCGGTGTCGATGAGGAAGGCCACGGCGGTCCCGGTGCGGCGGCGCAGCCGGGCGAGGCGGGCGGTCTGCTGCTCGTCCAGCGTGCCGAGCACGGCGACCAGCAGGCCCTCGCCGCCCAGCCGCACGGCCTCCTCGCCCCGGGAGAGCGAGGTGCCCTCGGAGAGGTCGACCAGGGCGAGCGCGTCGAGCAGCATGCCGGAGGCCTCGGAGACGGTGTTGGCGCCGCCGTCCGGGCCGGGGACCGACAGGCCGGTGTCGGTGAGCAGCCGGACCTGGTAGCCGCGCTCCATCAGGTGCACGCCGACCGAGGCGGCGCAGCTGACCGCCCATTCGAAGGAGGAGGCCGGGCCGGTTCCCCGGTGGCCGCTCTCCCGGGTGTCCAGCAGGACGCTCGCCCGGGCCCGCTGGGGCTGCTCCTCGCGGCGGACCATCAGCTCGCCGTAGCGGGCGGTGGACTTCCAGTGCACCCGGCGCAGGTCGTCGCCGTGCCGGTACTCGCGCAGGATGACGTCGTCGTCGCCGGCCAGGGCGACCGACCGGGCCTGGCTCTCGCCCTGGCCCGACCACGCGCCGCGCAGCCGGACCTCCGGCAGCGGCTGCACCCGGGGGACGACGGTCAGCAGGTCGGAGGCGGCGAAGGCCCGGTTGAGCTCGCACATGCCGAACGGGTCGGACAGGCGCAGTTGCAGCGGGCCGAGCGGGTACTGCCCGCGCAGGTCCGAGCGGACCCGGTAGGAGACCTCGCGGTGGCCGTGCGGCTCTATCCGGTCCAGCACGAAGCGCGGCCGCGGACCGAGCACGTACGGGACCTTGTCCTCCAGTTGGAGCAGGCCGGTGGGCACCCGGGAGACGTTGTCGACCCGCAGGTGCACCCGGGCCTCCTGGCCGGCCGTCGCCCGGTGCGGGCTGAGCCGGCGGCCGCTGGCGACCCGGTAGCGGGTGCGCAGCAGCAGCAGCGCGGCGACCAGTGGCAGCGCGGTGAGCAGGACGCCGACCCGGAGCAGGGCGTCCTGGCCGAGAACGTACGCGCACAGGACGGCCGTGACCCCGGCGGCGAGGAAGGAGCGGCCCCGGGTGGTCAGGCCCGCCAGGCCGGCGCGCAGGCCCGACGGTGTGTCGGACGAGGCCACCTCAGCCCCTCCGGACGGCCGGGCCCTGCGGGCGCGGCAGCGGCAGCCGGGCGACCAGGTCGAGCACGATCTGCTCGGAGGTGCGGCGGCTGAGCTGGGTCTCGGCGGTCGGCATCAGGCGGTGGGCCAGCACCGGGACGGCGAGGGCCTGGATGTCGTCGGGGGTCACGTAGTCGCGGCCGTCCAGGGCGGCGGCGGCGCGGGCGGCCCGGACCAGGTGCAGGGTGGCCCGGGGGGAGGCGCCCAGGCGCAGCTCGGGGCTGGTGCGGGTGGCGCCGACCAGGTCGACGGCGTAGCGCCGGACCGGATCGGCGACGTGCACCGTGCGCACCAGCTCGATCAGCTTGAGGATGTCGTGCGCGTGCGCGACCGGTGCGAGGTCGTCCAGCGGGTTGGCGCCGCCGTGCACGTCCAGCATGGCGAGCTCGGCGTCCGGGCTCGGGTAGCCGATGGAGATCCGGGCCATGAAGCGGTCGCGCTGGGCCTCCGGGAGCGGGTAGGTGCCCTCCATCTCGACCGGGTTCTGGGTCGCCACCACCATGAACGGGGACGGCAGTTCGTAGCTGGTGCCGTCGATGGTGACCTGGCGCTCCTCCATCGACTCCAGCAGCGCGGACTGGGTCTTGGGCGAGGCCCGGTTGATCTCGTCGCCGACCACGATCTGCGCGAAGATCGCGCCGGGCCGGAACTCGAAGTCACGCTGGTGCTGGTCGAAGATGTTGGTGCCGGTCACGTCCGAGGGCAGCAGGTCGGGCGTGAACTGGATGCGGCGCACCGTGCAGTCCAGCGACTTGGCGAGTGCCTTGGCGAGCATCGTCTTGCCGACGCCCGGCACGTCCTCCAGCAGCAGGTGGCCCTCGGCGAGCAGGACCGTCAGCGCGATCCGGACGGCCTCCGGCTTACCCTCGATGACGCTCTCCACGGAGGCGCGCACCCGGTCCACGACGGCGCCGAGCTCCTGCAGGCCGCCCCGCTGGTAAGCCTCGGGCTGCCGGTCGCCGCCGCGACTGTTCTGACCGGCCTGATCGTATGTGCTCGTCACCCGTA
The sequence above is drawn from the Kitasatospora sp. NBC_00315 genome and encodes:
- a CDS encoding AAA family ATPase; the encoded protein is MPGSVRVTSTYDQAGQNSRGGDRQPEAYQRGGLQELGAVVDRVRASVESVIEGKPEAVRIALTVLLAEGHLLLEDVPGVGKTMLAKALAKSLDCTVRRIQFTPDLLPSDVTGTNIFDQHQRDFEFRPGAIFAQIVVGDEINRASPKTQSALLESMEERQVTIDGTSYELPSPFMVVATQNPVEMEGTYPLPEAQRDRFMARISIGYPSPDAELAMLDVHGGANPLDDLAPVAHAHDILKLIELVRTVHVADPVRRYAVDLVGATRTSPELRLGASPRATLHLVRAARAAAALDGRDYVTPDDIQALAVPVLAHRLMPTAETQLSRRTSEQIVLDLVARLPLPRPQGPAVRRG
- a CDS encoding DUF58 domain-containing protein, translating into MASSDTPSGLRAGLAGLTTRGRSFLAAGVTAVLCAYVLGQDALLRVGVLLTALPLVAALLLLRTRYRVASGRRLSPHRATAGQEARVHLRVDNVSRVPTGLLQLEDKVPYVLGPRPRFVLDRIEPHGHREVSYRVRSDLRGQYPLGPLQLRLSDPFGMCELNRAFAASDLLTVVPRVQPLPEVRLRGAWSGQGESQARSVALAGDDDVILREYRHGDDLRRVHWKSTARYGELMVRREEQPQRARASVLLDTRESGHRGTGPASSFEWAVSCAASVGVHLMERGYQVRLLTDTGLSVPGPDGGANTVSEASGMLLDALALVDLSEGTSLSRGEEAVRLGGEGLLVAVLGTLDEQQTARLARLRRRTGTAVAFLIDTDTWAGLRLLAPETGGAELRARVRQLREAGWTVLPARAGDSVPDLWRAADRADSAAAHREEADA
- a CDS encoding DUF3488 and DUF4129 domain-containing transglutaminase family protein; the protein is MTTRAKLTVYSALACALATLCLTPLLVSNAWLLHAFALIALIAATGAGLRRLPLPRWLVPAGQLLVLLYTLMLTFAGSAMTLGLLPGPKALDALGTLLNSGVEDIQVYAIPAPSSAGLRLILVGSVTLIAVLVDAVAVTFRRAALAGLPLLALYSVGTGIGADGGRAWLWFLLAALGYLLLLFAEGQDRLSRWGRVFHGGQGGGGGALSLGGHRIGLLALAAALALPMALGSLDHGLIDGRAGSGPGLGGSGGVTTLDPLVTLSASLSRPTGRELLTYTMSGDSAGSTYLRTAALDEFDGTAWKLGAKDVVDNPGTLPAPDGLTGAIDTSAVTTAFTVGSGTDSVWLPMPYPATRATPPGKWSLERSTRTLVGNGKQTTQGLSYQVSSLDVRPTADQLRAAAPAPDAIGSRYLSLPGNLPTVVAATAADVTRGKRTAYDKAVALQTWFSSTGGFHYDAEVAEGTGNDAIVTFLQNKQGFCVHFASTMAAMARSLGIPARLAVGFTPGNPTGPNSYSVTDREYHTWPELYFQGAGWLRFEPTPSRGSTPEYSEPVAAPSTTPTQQPTTAAPSGTAAPSATAGTGCTGGRPSADCPGSPKKNAATAPGDRSWLLSWQVLGTAAGAAVLLALLATPMLWRGAQRRRRLGAGGRRGPGGAGPTGPTDAEVLAAWDELVDSAWDLGIPPDDSRTPRSAARRIAEAGELDESATAAAGRVALATERVLYAEAGGTRTGGPLAPDVRAARDGLRASARRSGRARALLLPPSSARLWWRTADRAENLRAAARGRVARAAGVVTGPVRRAWARVRPDRGE